Proteins found in one Zea mays cultivar B73 chromosome 1, Zm-B73-REFERENCE-NAM-5.0, whole genome shotgun sequence genomic segment:
- the LOC100216870 gene encoding Auxin-responsive protein IAA12, protein METVVGDLMATELRLGLPGTVDDCSQPQLVKATPPSTPRGKRRATADAVEEAAGAEEASKRDAETAPPAAKAPVVGWPPVRSYRKSCFQQASSKQAAAAKQEAAAAAPGCTASSAAATNTTSSSSAAVVVGSFVKVSMDGAPYLRKVDLRMYRGYRELREALEALFVSSSSANNLSEFAVTYEDKDGDLMLVGDVPFEMFASTCKKLRIMKRSEATGLGSSSARQQ, encoded by the exons ATGGAAACCGTCGTGGGCGACCTCATGGCGACCGAGCTGAGGCTTGGCCTGCCGGGCACCGTCGACGACTGCAGCCAGCCCCAACTGGTGAAGGCCACGCCGCCGTCGACGCCAAGGGGCAAGAGGCGCGCCACCGCCGATGCCGTGGAGGAAGCCGCCGGCGCCGAGGAGGCAAGCAAGCGTGACGCCGAgacggcgcccccggcagccaa GGCGCCCGTGGTGGGTTGGCCGCCGGTGAGGTCGTACCGGAAGAGCTGCTTCCAGCAGGCCAGCAGCAAGCAGGCGGCAGCGGCCAAacaggaggcggcggcggcggcgcccggcTGCACGGCATCGTCAGCAGCCGCCACAAacaccaccagcagcagcagcgccGCCGTCGTCGTTGGCTCCTTCGTCAAAGTGAGCATGGACGGCGCCCCGTACCTGAGGAAGGTGGACCTGAGGATGTACAGGGGCTACAGGGAGCTCCGGGAGGCCCTGGAGGCCTTGTTCGTCTCCTCCAGCAGCGCCAACAACCTGTCGGAGTTCGCCGTCACCTACGAGGACAAGGACGGCGACCTCATGCTCGTCGGAGACGTGCCGTTCGAGATGTTCGCTAGCACCTGCAAGAAGCTGAGGATCATGAAGAGATCTGAAGCCACAGGCCTGGGGTCGTCGTCAGCGAGGCAACAATGA